Sequence from the Actinomyces slackii genome:
CCTCCGTCTCCGATCCTGCGGCGGAGCGCGAGGAGGGCGTGGTGCTGCTGGCCCACGACTTCCTCACCGACCGCCGGGGTCTGGACGGCCACCTCGACCAGGTCTCCGCCGCCTACCGGGAGGCGGGTCTGGCCACGCTGGCCATCGATTTCTCCGGTATGGGGCAGTCCGATGACGCCGTCATCACCCTGGGCGGCCAGGCCGAGGACCTGCGGGCCGTCAGCGGCTGGTTGGCCCAGCGCGGCTACACCCAGCAGGCCATCCACGCCAATGGCTTCGGCGCCACGGCGGCACTGGTGGGGCGCCCCGAGCAGGTGCGCACCGCGGTGCTGGTGGGGGCCGTCGTCGGGCCGCAGTCGATCCTGTGGGAGGAGGTCTTCTCCCCCGAGCAGCTCGATGAGCTGGCCCGCCACGGCCTGACCCGGATCGTGGATGACAACCCCAACCCCCGCGCCTGGAACGTCCTGTCCAAGGAGACCCTGGCCGATGTCTCCATGCAGGATCCGGCCACGACGATGGCCGACGCCCCCTGGCCGGTGCTCATGATGTACGGGGTCCTGGCCTCCGAGATGCCCGACGCAGCCGCCCCCGCCGCCGAGGGCTTCCCCCTGCTGCCCGACGGCAGCCAGCTGGTCCAGGTCTCCGCCGATTCCACCGCCGAGGCCCGGGCTGAGGCGGCCCGCCTGGGCGTGGAGTGGGTGACCAGGCGACTGAGGTGAGAGCGGGGCTGCCCCAGGGCGTCGTCGGCCAGCCGGGAGCCCGTCAGTGGCCCTGAGGGCGCTCGGTGAGGTGGACGACGACGGCCCGGTGGTCTGAGCCCGGCAGGTCCAGCACCTCGCCGCTGCGGGCCTGCCAGGCGCCGGGGTCGATGAGGACGTGGTCGATGGTGGCCCCCATGAGGGTGGTGCCCGTCGCGGTGGGCCAGGTGGCCAGGCCGCCGATGCCGGCCTGCTCCCCGGCACTGACGCACTCGTGCAGGTCGCGCAGCGGGGCGTGGTCGCGGGTGGCGTTGAGGTCGCCGACCAGGATGAGGCCGGGGGCAGGCGCCTGGCACAGGGAGGCGACGACGGCGGTCGATGAGCGCCACAGGCTCATGTAGCCGGGGACCGGGGGGTAGGTGTGAGCACCGATGATGACCGGGCCGGTGCCGTCCACCGGCTCGAGGCGGACCAGGCCGCGCCCGGCGCCCTGAGGCCCTTCGACCTGCCGGAACTGCCCAAGATGCGAGGCCACGAGCACCGTGGTGGCGCGCACGGGATCGATACCGCCGTCCTCGGGCTCCGTGTCCTGCCATCCGGGCGCGCCGACGGCCGTGTAGACGGTGAAGTCCTCGGTGGTCAGCATGCCGGCGAGCGCCTGACCGTAGTCCTCGCTGGTCTCGGTCAGGACGATGATGTCGGCACTGGCCGTGGTGGCGGCCGTGGCGACGTCCCGGGCGGGGACGTCCTCGCGCTCGGTGTTGAGGTTGAGCACGGTCAGGCTGTCCTGGGGGGCCTCGGAGCGCGGGCTCAGGCCCCGGGAGACGATGATGCCGCCGTGGACGAGGGCGACGATGAGGAGCACCGCGGCCAGCGAGCCCGTGCGCAAGCCCGGGCGGTGAGCGCCGGGGCGGGCCAGTCGACGGCGCAGCAGGGCGATCCCCAGCACAGCCAGGCCCAGCAGCGCCCAGCCCACGACCTGGAAGGAGCGCAGGGCGATCAGTTGGGCCATGAAGGGCTGCATGGTCGCCGGCGGCCAGATGCTCATTAGCGCCACCAGGGCGATCAGGGCGGCCACAGCCCATCCCAGGGCGCGACGGCTCAGGAGTCGAGTCATGGTGGCACCTAACCAGAGGCCGCCGCGGCCCGCCAATCACCGCCGGGTGCCATTGTCCACACCGGAGGTGGGCCAGGGCCTCGTAAACCCTGGAGCCGGGCTGGGCCGCCAGCGTCGGCCGCGTGGGTCGCATGGGCCGCACGGGCCGGCCCGTCGACACCCAACCGCTTGCCTTACCAAGTTCCTGCCTGGTAGAGTTTGCGCCGGTAGCTAGAGATGAAAGAGTTCTCCGAGCACCGATTCGTAGAGCCCCGCACCCGGTGCGGGGTTTCTTCGTTCAGCACCCGCCCCTCATCTTGCGAACGTCTGCGGCGTATCGTGATACGTATCCGGAAGTACATAGGCGCGGTTTCGGCTCTGTGGAGGCGCGGTGGCGACGATGAGCCCGCGGCTCACAAGCTCACGGAGGAGCGGCCTCAAGGCACCGAGGCTCCTGCCCGTGGCCTCAGCGATCTCCCGTGCGGTGAGCGCTCGCTCAGTTCCCAGAACAGAGAGGACCGCCAACTCAGCAGCATCGACATCCTCTGACGCGGAGCGGGCCAGGCGCACTACCACATGATCAATGGTCGAGGCGCTGTAGTTGGGATCCGGGAGGCCCCACTCCCTCATTCGGCTGATCATGAGGGGAACTCCGGAGCCCTGGTTCTCGCAGACAGTTGACTCCCCATCCGGCATGGGAACCACCGTGAGCAGACGGACGAGATCCTCATTGCGCGATGCCGAGCGCCCCTCGGCGACGTTCTCCTTGGTCCGATCCCCCCAGAATCCGCCGGGGCTCGTCACCTCCACACGATCCGGGTAGACGTCCACGGCCACCTGCTGCCCCCGCACATAAAGAGAATAGTCGCGATGCATGACAGCATTGGCGATCGCCTCGCGCAACACATCCTCAGGGAGCTCGGTGACATCACTGCCGCGCGTCCCCACGACCACGCGCTGCGTGCGCAGGTTGCGGAGAACCGCATGCACGGCGTCGTCAATGGCCTGCGAAATCGGGCCATCACAGTTCTGCCTGTCAACAAATCTGACTGCAGGATCGTGCGACTTCTGCCTACCGGGGTGGACGGTGACATCAATGGTGAGCTGTGGGAACTCCTGCTGGGGGTAGATCCCAAGGGTGAGGTATCCCGCCAGGGTCGGCTCGCCTTCGGGGGTCAGCACGTTGATGCGCTTGAGCGCCCCGGCAATATCGTCATCCGCGATGCCCGTCAGCGCCCGGGACCTGCGGCGCAGGCGAGCGATGAGCCGGTCAATGGCCTCGGGGTCGAGATCGTCGATGCTCCGACCCGGCACGGGCTGCCGGTCGATGCGCTCCGTGCGGTGCCGACTGCTCAGCAGGTAGACCTCATAGGGCGTCAGGTGCTTGTCCGCGTCACCCACGCGCTTGTAACTGCCCCGCTCGATCCCCTGGGCGACGACGTAGCAGGGCATCGGCGCGCCCTGGACCTCCCGCAGGGAGATGACCTCCAGGACGACGACGCTCGCGCCATCGACCTCACTGCGGCGGATCGTGTGGGGAGGAATCGGACTGACCTTGGCCTGCGCTCCCGCCGCATTATCCAGGCCGGCCGCCAGGCTGTCCCGCACCCGCCGCGCATCGAAGCCCGGGGCAGGCGCAAAGCCGCTGACCTCATCCAGACCAAGGATGATGAGTCCGCCCTCCGTATTGGCGAAAGCGGATACCGAGTCCCAGACACTCTTGGGGAGCCCGCGTCCGGCCGCCTTGACTTCAACACGCGCATCATCTTCGCCCTGCCTGCGGATACGGGCCACGTGATCAGTGAGAGTCCCCTCAGTCATGGCGTCAGTGTACTTCACTGAGAGGCTCACTGACTACAGTGAGGTGACCACTTCCTACACTGAGGCCCTCATTCGGTGCAGTGACGCAGTCATCTCCTACAGTGAGGCCTTCACTGAGCAGTGTGTGATGCCGCTTCATGATCACCGGAGACCGGCCAGGGCGCGGGGTGTCGAGCTCGGGTCGCCGGCGTCGGCCGCGATAGGCCGGACGGGCCACACGGGCCGACGCGCCGCGGACGTGCCCTTGCGTCGTCGACGTGCCTCTGCGTATCGGACGTGCCTTTGCGTCAATCGCCCCTGTGCTAACCCCAGTGCGATGACGCAAACCCACGTCCGGTACGCAGACCCTCGTCCGGAGCGCCTCAGCGCACGACGATATTCGCCCTGGTCAGGGCGCCCGCTCCGGAGACAGTGGCGAAGGCGACCGGCTTGAAGGCCGTCCCCGAGCCATCGGCATCGAAGAGCAGCGTGTCGCCGTCCTGGATGACGCGGGTCTGGGCCGTCTCCGAGCCCTTCGGGGCCAGCCACTGCCCCGTCAGCTCGCCGAAGACCGTGGTGGACAGCACCAGGGTGTCCTGCCCGGCCGCGAAGTCGGTGATGGTGTCGACCGAGCCGTCCAGGCGGGCGTCGATGACGAAGCTGTCCGCGCCCTCACCACCGGTCAGGGTGTCGCTCCCCTCGCCACCGGACAGGGTGTCATTGCCGGCCCCGCCGGACAGGGTGTTGTCCGCGGCATTGCCAGTCAGGGCATTGTCCGCGCTGTTGCCGGTGCCCTTG
This genomic interval carries:
- a CDS encoding alpha/beta hydrolase family protein, coding for MSDVRIDTPRGITLAGTFLLPEGAAPLDPGHEPSVSDPAAEREEGVVLLAHDFLTDRRGLDGHLDQVSAAYREAGLATLAIDFSGMGQSDDAVITLGGQAEDLRAVSGWLAQRGYTQQAIHANGFGATAALVGRPEQVRTAVLVGAVVGPQSILWEEVFSPEQLDELARHGLTRIVDDNPNPRAWNVLSKETLADVSMQDPATTMADAPWPVLMMYGVLASEMPDAAAPAAEGFPLLPDGSQLVQVSADSTAEARAEAARLGVEWVTRRLR
- a CDS encoding endonuclease/exonuclease/phosphatase family protein, whose translation is MTRLLSRRALGWAVAALIALVALMSIWPPATMQPFMAQLIALRSFQVVGWALLGLAVLGIALLRRRLARPGAHRPGLRTGSLAAVLLIVALVHGGIIVSRGLSPRSEAPQDSLTVLNLNTEREDVPARDVATAATTASADIIVLTETSEDYGQALAGMLTTEDFTVYTAVGAPGWQDTEPEDGGIDPVRATTVLVASHLGQFRQVEGPQGAGRGLVRLEPVDGTGPVIIGAHTYPPVPGYMSLWRSSTAVVASLCQAPAPGLILVGDLNATRDHAPLRDLHECVSAGEQAGIGGLATWPTATGTTLMGATIDHVLIDPGAWQARSGEVLDLPGSDHRAVVVHLTERPQGH
- a CDS encoding ATP-binding protein translates to MTEGTLTDHVARIRRQGEDDARVEVKAAGRGLPKSVWDSVSAFANTEGGLIILGLDEVSGFAPAPGFDARRVRDSLAAGLDNAAGAQAKVSPIPPHTIRRSEVDGASVVVLEVISLREVQGAPMPCYVVAQGIERGSYKRVGDADKHLTPYEVYLLSSRHRTERIDRQPVPGRSIDDLDPEAIDRLIARLRRRSRALTGIADDDIAGALKRINVLTPEGEPTLAGYLTLGIYPQQEFPQLTIDVTVHPGRQKSHDPAVRFVDRQNCDGPISQAIDDAVHAVLRNLRTQRVVVGTRGSDVTELPEDVLREAIANAVMHRDYSLYVRGQQVAVDVYPDRVEVTSPGGFWGDRTKENVAEGRSASRNEDLVRLLTVVPMPDGESTVCENQGSGVPLMISRMREWGLPDPNYSASTIDHVVVRLARSASEDVDAAELAVLSVLGTERALTAREIAEATGRSLGALRPLLRELVSRGLIVATAPPQSRNRAYVLPDTYHDTPQTFAR